One window of Pseudomonas urmiensis genomic DNA carries:
- a CDS encoding RHS repeat-associated core domain-containing protein, giving the protein MSAAPSTHREVALVPANTLHQSDVDFSMKKLDQWLLRMTNDTVGWNTIHTVGSVLPGVGGVFAAIDAIADLITLIDGNQDDVVTWISFGINVFGIMSFPGVGAARAAIRPTLHMLRSHSKATLGNALLTALESNLNALAPGAIEDFATALQQGLASLLSQIADKIKQTCLSFASMIRSVASPEGQRKIAETVKSGKKFVASTGILGMAISLLIDDPRMSDATVRKLLEVADTAQTIGANAHRKINALADPSNTQSIGYLVSMLLTALANRKGRKAQAQNIAPHGTSQATAVSGQGQLVARSSEAPAKADPSAKKDGCPSTCRSISFARGSETLTHTDFSLPGCFALQWSRTYRSSLAALDRGVFGARWITPFSTCLDVLKQGVLYHAADGRSHAYPLPKIGKHHYDAIEGLVLIRTQETQLVIARGYASQESYQRQGERFVLQSIRQRGGARIDLHYEHHHQGTPVLSDLVTYQNEVQHQHLATALDEHGRISALWQVRNGQPHRQLAAYRYDEHGDLLQADDEHQASWSYQYQDHLITRYSDRSGRGINLQWQGTGPDAKAVREWADDGSFDTRLAWDADVRLTCVTDAHGQVTKHYYDGLGFTYRVIHPDGSEEWLLRDTAKNITQHLHADGSTERFAYDERGNLLQHTRADGSCVHYAYDDHDQLLKTRDAEGGLWRRDYDQRGNLIETIDPLENTTQYRYNSDNLPIAVIDANGNEKTLAYTADGLLSQYTDCSGHTRHWHYDPCGQLIRYTDALGQVTEYAYEAGQLARLTHPDHSHEQFERDAEGRLLSHTDALQRRTCWAYNVAGLIATRTDAQGHTLDYRWDRLGRLLELRNENHSSARFSYDSMGRLLSETGFDGKRRSYHYHAESGVLAQQLDEDRIIEFAFDPLGRLSQRHAGHRHGQHWQSEAFHYDGNGQLLMAENSQSKLQWFYDRAGNLSREHQYYRFLDTPSVAIWQHEYDALNQRCATTRPDGHRVSWLTYGSGHLLAIKLDDAELLSYQRDALHREIGRVQGNGLQQRQQWTANGYLHTQSLTRPGSNDYLRKRQHHYDPAGQLTTIDDSNRGTLSYRYDPLNRLLGAHSRLGAETFAFDPASNLLDPHEAPQANGLKRSRQMDNLLHQYLGNHYRYDPRGNLSERWLDGQHGRFTWDLYDRLVGYEDARLKVNYGYDALGRRLYKQSAAKYQDRAQAGPLWNRKQRLDLDERYGCKSSIYGWDGDNLAFESTYHPRAERTTHYLYEPGTFVPLVQASYEQQIALLPEPSYDGPYDIDQDPVWQYQPQAPAFKALDWYQCDHLGTPLELTDQHGEMVWRADYQAWGQAQVRLSEAAQRRKLDTALRFQGQYLDVETGLHYNRYRYYDPQVGRFVSADPIGYAGGLNLYQYAPNAVEWIDPLGLWKGQPRNSNGTFSTGKDPNRVCPCELDLLDKKVHGNHRNSEAPTTLYGRFDAEGNFQKWGITQSPSNRYSVKELDGGRLEAYRIGPRAEILDRERRLVERFPGPLNNEPWAGSKRK; this is encoded by the coding sequence ATGAGCGCCGCCCCTTCAACTCACCGCGAAGTGGCGCTGGTCCCGGCCAACACCCTGCACCAGAGCGACGTCGACTTCAGCATGAAGAAGCTCGACCAGTGGCTGCTGCGCATGACCAACGACACCGTCGGCTGGAACACCATCCACACCGTTGGCTCGGTCTTGCCAGGTGTTGGCGGCGTCTTTGCCGCTATCGATGCCATCGCAGACCTGATTACCCTGATCGATGGCAATCAGGATGACGTCGTTACCTGGATCAGCTTTGGCATCAACGTCTTCGGCATCATGTCCTTCCCCGGCGTCGGCGCCGCCCGGGCGGCAATCCGCCCGACCCTGCACATGCTGCGCAGCCACAGCAAAGCCACCCTTGGCAATGCCTTGCTGACCGCGCTGGAAAGCAACCTCAACGCGCTCGCCCCCGGCGCCATTGAAGACTTTGCCACCGCGCTGCAACAGGGCCTTGCCAGCCTGCTGAGCCAGATCGCCGACAAGATCAAGCAAACCTGCCTCAGCTTCGCCAGCATGATCCGCTCGGTGGCGAGCCCGGAAGGCCAGCGCAAGATCGCGGAAACGGTCAAGAGCGGGAAAAAGTTCGTCGCCTCCACCGGCATTTTGGGCATGGCCATTTCCCTGCTGATCGACGACCCGCGCATGTCCGATGCGACCGTGCGCAAACTGCTGGAAGTGGCCGATACCGCGCAAACCATCGGCGCCAACGCCCACCGGAAAATCAACGCCCTGGCCGACCCGAGCAACACCCAGAGCATTGGCTACCTGGTCAGCATGCTGCTGACCGCCCTGGCCAATCGCAAAGGGCGCAAGGCCCAGGCGCAGAACATCGCCCCGCACGGCACCAGCCAGGCCACTGCGGTGAGTGGCCAGGGCCAGCTGGTCGCCCGCTCCAGCGAAGCCCCGGCCAAAGCCGATCCGTCCGCCAAGAAGGATGGCTGCCCCTCGACCTGCCGCAGCATCAGCTTCGCCCGTGGCAGCGAAACCCTCACCCACACCGATTTCAGTTTGCCCGGCTGCTTTGCGCTGCAGTGGTCACGCACCTACCGCTCCAGCCTGGCGGCGCTCGACCGTGGCGTGTTCGGCGCCCGCTGGATCACGCCGTTCTCGACCTGCCTCGATGTGCTCAAGCAGGGCGTGCTCTACCACGCCGCGGACGGTCGCAGCCACGCCTACCCGCTGCCGAAAATCGGCAAGCACCATTACGACGCCATCGAAGGCCTGGTGCTGATTCGCACCCAAGAGACGCAACTGGTCATCGCCCGCGGCTATGCCAGCCAGGAAAGCTACCAGCGCCAGGGCGAGCGCTTCGTGCTGCAGAGCATCCGCCAACGCGGCGGCGCGCGTATCGACCTGCACTATGAGCACCATCACCAGGGCACCCCGGTGCTGTCGGACCTAGTGACCTACCAGAACGAGGTGCAGCACCAGCACCTGGCCACCGCGCTCGACGAACACGGTCGGATCAGTGCGCTGTGGCAGGTGCGCAACGGCCAGCCACACCGCCAGCTGGCCGCCTATCGCTACGACGAACACGGCGACCTGCTGCAGGCCGACGATGAGCACCAGGCCAGCTGGAGCTACCAGTACCAAGATCACCTGATCACCCGTTACAGCGACCGCAGCGGGCGCGGCATCAACCTGCAATGGCAAGGCACCGGGCCTGACGCCAAGGCGGTGCGCGAGTGGGCCGACGATGGCAGCTTCGATACCCGCCTGGCGTGGGATGCCGATGTTCGCCTGACCTGCGTCACCGACGCCCACGGCCAGGTCACCAAGCACTACTACGACGGCCTGGGCTTTACCTACCGGGTGATTCATCCCGATGGCAGCGAAGAGTGGTTGCTGCGCGACACCGCCAAGAACATCACCCAGCACCTGCACGCCGATGGCAGCACCGAGCGCTTCGCCTACGACGAGCGCGGCAACCTGCTGCAACATACCCGCGCCGACGGCAGTTGCGTGCACTACGCCTACGACGACCACGACCAGCTGCTCAAGACCCGCGACGCCGAAGGCGGCCTGTGGCGGCGGGACTACGACCAGCGCGGCAACCTCATCGAAACCATCGACCCGCTGGAAAACACCACCCAGTACCGCTACAACAGCGACAACCTGCCCATCGCCGTAATCGATGCCAATGGCAACGAGAAGACCCTCGCCTACACCGCCGACGGCCTGCTCAGCCAGTACACCGACTGCTCCGGCCACACCCGCCACTGGCACTACGACCCCTGCGGCCAGCTGATCCGCTACACCGACGCCCTCGGCCAAGTCACCGAGTACGCCTACGAAGCCGGCCAACTGGCCCGCCTCACCCACCCCGACCACAGCCACGAGCAGTTCGAGCGCGACGCCGAAGGCCGCTTGCTCAGCCATACCGACGCGCTGCAGCGGCGCACCTGCTGGGCCTACAACGTCGCCGGCCTGATCGCCACACGCACCGACGCCCAGGGGCACACCCTCGACTACCGCTGGGACCGCCTCGGCCGCCTGCTCGAGCTGCGCAACGAAAACCACAGCAGCGCCCGCTTCAGCTACGACAGCATGGGCCGCCTGCTGAGCGAGACCGGCTTCGACGGTAAACGCCGCAGCTACCATTACCACGCCGAAAGCGGCGTGCTCGCCCAGCAGCTGGACGAAGACCGGATCATCGAGTTCGCCTTCGACCCGCTCGGCCGCCTCAGCCAACGCCACGCCGGCCACCGCCATGGCCAGCACTGGCAAAGCGAAGCCTTCCACTACGACGGCAACGGCCAGCTGCTCATGGCCGAGAACAGCCAGAGCAAGCTGCAGTGGTTCTACGACCGGGCCGGCAACCTCAGCCGCGAGCACCAGTACTACCGCTTTCTCGACACCCCCAGCGTGGCCATCTGGCAGCACGAGTACGACGCCCTCAACCAACGCTGTGCCACCACCCGCCCGGATGGCCACCGGGTCAGCTGGCTGACCTACGGCAGCGGCCACCTACTGGCGATCAAGCTCGATGACGCCGAGCTGCTCAGCTACCAGCGCGACGCCCTGCACCGGGAAATCGGCCGCGTGCAAGGCAACGGCCTGCAGCAACGCCAGCAATGGACGGCCAACGGCTACCTGCACACGCAAAGCCTCACCCGGCCCGGCAGCAACGACTACCTGCGCAAGCGCCAGCACCACTACGACCCCGCCGGCCAACTGACCACCATCGACGACAGCAACCGCGGCACGCTCAGCTACCGCTACGACCCGCTCAACCGCCTGCTCGGCGCACACAGCCGGCTAGGCGCGGAAACCTTCGCCTTCGACCCCGCCAGCAACCTGCTCGACCCCCACGAAGCGCCCCAGGCCAACGGCCTCAAACGCAGCCGGCAGATGGACAACCTGCTGCACCAGTACCTGGGCAACCACTACCGCTACGACCCCCGCGGCAACCTCAGCGAGCGCTGGCTGGACGGCCAGCACGGCCGCTTCACCTGGGACCTGTACGACCGCCTGGTGGGCTACGAAGACGCCCGGCTCAAGGTCAACTACGGCTACGACGCCCTCGGCCGGCGCCTCTACAAGCAATCGGCTGCCAAGTACCAAGACCGCGCGCAGGCAGGCCCGCTGTGGAACCGCAAGCAACGCCTGGACCTCGATGAGCGCTACGGCTGCAAGAGCAGCATCTATGGCTGGGACGGCGACAACCTGGCGTTTGAAAGCACCTACCACCCGCGCGCCGAACGCACCACCCACTACCTCTACGAGCCAGGCACCTTCGTGCCGCTGGTGCAGGCCTCGTACGAGCAACAAATCGCCCTGCTGCCCGAGCCCAGTTATGACGGGCCGTATGACATCGATCAGGATCCGGTCTGGCAATACCAGCCACAGGCACCGGCCTTCAAAGCGCTGGATTGGTACCAATGCGACCACCTAGGAACCCCGCTGGAGCTGACCGATCAGCACGGCGAGATGGTCTGGCGGGCGGACTACCAGGCCTGGGGGCAGGCCCAGGTGAGGCTCAGCGAGGCGGCGCAGCGCAGGAAACTCGACACTGCGCTACGGTTTCAGGGGCAGTACCTGGATGTCGAGACCGGACTGCATTACAACCGGTACCGGTACTATGATCCGCAGGTGGGGCGGTTTGTTTCGGCGGATCCGATTGGGTATGCCGGGGGGCTGAATCTTTATCAATATGCGCCGAATGCAGTTGAGTGGATTGATCCGCTAGGCCTGTGGAAAGGACAGCCAAGAAACTCTAATGGGACCTTTTCAACCGGCAAAGACCCCAACAGAGTTTGCCCATGTGAACTGGATTTACTGGACAAAAAGGTTCACGGTAATCACCGAAACAGCGAGGCCCCAACCACTCTTTACGGTAGATTCGATGCAGAGGGAAATTTCCAAAAATGGGGCATAACCCAGTCCCCCAGTAATCGCTACTCAGTTAAGGAACTCGACGGGGGGCGTTTGGAGGCTTATAGAATCGGGCCGCGAGCAGAAATACTGGACCGAGAGCGAAGACTTGTTGAGAGGTTCCCAGGCCCTCTTAACAATGAGCCGTGGGCTGGATCCAAACGCAAATAA
- a CDS encoding RHS repeat-associated core domain-containing protein: MGRFVSAEPIGYAGVLNLYAYAPNPVDWVDPIGLSKKISGTPRQAQRKVLKKQAPLEIDCINEPEEIAPKNQWHAQCQCGPGYNQDGSIHDKGKGEVNFGRKRSNGSIVMTGALKNEFTKILRKHSIQRILPRP, encoded by the coding sequence GTGGGGCGGTTTGTTTCGGCGGAACCGATTGGGTATGCCGGAGTGCTGAATCTTTATGCCTATGCTCCGAATCCTGTGGATTGGGTCGACCCTATAGGCTTATCCAAAAAAATCAGTGGAACTCCAAGACAAGCACAAAGAAAGGTGCTTAAAAAACAAGCACCTTTAGAAATCGATTGTATTAATGAACCTGAAGAAATAGCACCCAAGAATCAGTGGCACGCACAGTGCCAATGCGGACCTGGATACAATCAAGACGGTTCGATTCATGACAAAGGCAAGGGTGAAGTAAACTTTGGCCGAAAACGATCGAATGGCTCAATAGTCATGACTGGAGCATTGAAAAATGAATTTACCAAAATTTTACGAAAACATAGTATCCAAAGAATCTTACCGAGACCTTGA
- a CDS encoding SMI1/KNR4 family protein: protein MQHKFTTGTTADTIRIAEAQLNRKFPQSFFNWLLINNGRSLDGLTVFPVHDPNNLRKTWSSITKNFNEGWAIWINNHSHESLDLSPLLPFAEYGTGDYFCFNYESIGSQGEPEVVLWSHETGKAKFIADNFSAFASNPPTL, encoded by the coding sequence ATGCAACACAAATTCACTACAGGCACTACAGCTGACACTATTCGCATAGCCGAGGCACAGCTTAACCGAAAGTTCCCCCAATCGTTCTTCAATTGGTTACTGATAAACAATGGGAGAAGCTTAGATGGGCTAACGGTATTTCCAGTACATGACCCTAACAATCTTCGCAAGACTTGGAGCTCAATCACCAAAAACTTTAATGAAGGGTGGGCAATCTGGATTAACAACCACTCGCACGAATCACTAGACCTGTCGCCACTATTGCCTTTCGCGGAATATGGCACAGGAGATTATTTCTGCTTCAATTACGAATCCATTGGATCACAAGGTGAACCTGAAGTTGTTTTATGGAGCCATGAAACCGGAAAAGCAAAGTTCATTGCTGATAATTTCTCAGCTTTTGCATCCAATCCGCCTACTCTATAA
- a CDS encoding type VI secretion system Vgr family protein: MPTQQDVRFTFSCANDIAFDVVSFTLSEAISECFSLQIELVSDDPDIDFAQLLDLPACLTVWSHGEAVRHVHGIISRFEQGSSGQRRTRYSAEVVPQLARAQLRSDWQVFQHRSVTQILDEQLQSRYRLSAEQRLTCPHQPREYCVQVGELDLDFYQRLAAEEGLLSVFRHSASAHALIYTDRIMTLGAIEGAPVLYQPNPGGDQPQPALRRFSYREQLRSSSQTQRDYSFKHPRYDQQHSVQAQGLEHQHPRYERYDAPGRYKRDEAGLPFTQTRLKALRRDARTATVMGDDARIVPGLAFTLTGHPRESLNSGWRAVSMRHEGVQHTSLEEEAAGAEVGTRYSFTAELIPDSVDWKAPLLAKPRIDGPQIAHVVGPSNEEIFCDEHGRVRLQFPWDRQGREDGHSSCWVRVAQQWAGAGWGHMAIPRVGQEVVVAFLDGDGDQPLVIGRSYHAVNRPPYKLPDFKALSPIRSKEHKGQRHNELRLDDTEGQISATLMSDHQASALHLGYLTHPRPLGGQPRGEGFELRSDGHGVVRAGAGLLLTTEPRRNACEHQTDLAETAERLGVAQQYHETFYALARDHLAQEAGDQDDVAKALHDQHQAINGSGARTELDTPQLVMASPAGIATSTPGSTHIASGEHLALSSGGHTSLAIGKRLLVSASRGMRSFVQSLGWRLVAASGDIDIRALKDNINLLAKLKVSVTAERITLSAKEELVIQAAGSSTTYNAGGISHATNGVYSAHASDFVYQGAKSEAAAFPEELTTGKGNLQLFQRYANTHSFEGSTYRVEDALGKVFKGSLDNKGHAQIDGVAPGPASVLFGLDQTDVWTTPGFVDELNRPALADQLPVETPRLAQPLINEVVSISKVAALTTTPSFATAALSNAVPLAAKTRPSTTNTVLGLLPAARSATEHSR, encoded by the coding sequence ATGCCCACACAGCAGGATGTGCGCTTTACCTTCAGTTGCGCGAACGACATCGCCTTCGATGTCGTCAGCTTCACGCTTAGCGAAGCGATCTCCGAGTGCTTTTCGTTGCAGATCGAACTGGTCAGCGACGACCCCGATATCGATTTTGCGCAACTGCTCGACCTGCCCGCCTGCCTGACCGTGTGGAGCCACGGCGAAGCAGTGCGCCATGTGCACGGCATCATCAGCCGCTTCGAGCAAGGCAGCAGCGGTCAGCGGCGCACCCGCTACAGCGCCGAAGTCGTTCCGCAACTGGCCCGCGCCCAGCTGCGCTCGGACTGGCAAGTGTTCCAGCACCGCAGCGTGACGCAGATCCTCGATGAGCAATTGCAGTCGCGCTACCGGCTCAGTGCCGAGCAACGCCTGACCTGCCCCCATCAACCGCGCGAGTACTGCGTCCAAGTGGGCGAGCTGGACCTGGACTTCTACCAACGCCTGGCCGCCGAAGAAGGCCTGCTGTCGGTCTTCCGGCACAGTGCCAGCGCGCATGCATTGATCTACACCGACCGAATCATGACCCTCGGCGCTATCGAAGGCGCGCCAGTGCTCTATCAGCCTAACCCCGGCGGCGACCAGCCGCAGCCGGCACTGCGCCGCTTCAGCTACCGCGAGCAGCTGCGCAGCAGCAGCCAGACCCAGCGCGACTACAGCTTCAAACACCCCCGCTACGACCAGCAGCACAGCGTCCAGGCCCAAGGCCTCGAACACCAGCACCCACGCTATGAACGCTATGACGCACCCGGGCGCTACAAGCGTGATGAAGCCGGCCTGCCCTTCACCCAGACCCGCCTCAAGGCGCTGCGCCGTGATGCGCGCACAGCCACGGTCATGGGCGACGATGCGCGGATTGTCCCCGGCCTTGCCTTCACCCTCACCGGCCACCCACGCGAGAGCCTGAACAGTGGCTGGCGCGCGGTGAGCATGCGGCATGAAGGCGTGCAACACACCAGCCTGGAGGAAGAAGCGGCAGGTGCCGAAGTCGGCACCCGCTACAGCTTCACCGCTGAGCTGATCCCCGACAGCGTCGACTGGAAAGCGCCGCTGCTGGCCAAGCCGCGCATCGACGGGCCACAGATCGCCCATGTGGTTGGCCCGAGCAACGAGGAGATCTTCTGCGACGAGCACGGTCGGGTGCGCTTGCAGTTTCCGTGGGACCGCCAAGGTCGCGAGGATGGCCATAGTTCCTGTTGGGTGCGGGTGGCTCAGCAGTGGGCTGGCGCCGGTTGGGGCCATATGGCGATTCCACGGGTGGGCCAGGAAGTGGTGGTGGCCTTTCTCGATGGCGATGGCGACCAGCCGCTGGTGATTGGCCGTAGCTACCATGCGGTCAACCGGCCGCCGTACAAGTTGCCCGATTTCAAGGCGCTGAGCCCGATCCGCAGCAAGGAGCACAAAGGCCAACGCCACAACGAGCTGCGCCTGGACGATACCGAAGGGCAAATCAGTGCCACGCTGATGAGCGACCACCAGGCCTCGGCCCTGCACCTGGGCTATCTGACCCACCCTCGCCCCCTGGGCGGTCAACCACGCGGCGAAGGTTTCGAGCTACGCAGCGATGGCCACGGCGTGGTACGCGCCGGCGCCGGATTGCTATTGACCACCGAGCCCCGGCGCAACGCCTGCGAGCACCAGACCGACCTGGCCGAAACCGCCGAACGCCTGGGCGTTGCCCAGCAGTACCACGAAACGTTCTACGCCCTCGCACGTGATCACCTGGCCCAAGAGGCAGGCGATCAGGATGACGTCGCCAAGGCCCTGCACGACCAGCATCAGGCCATCAACGGCAGTGGTGCCCGCACCGAACTGGACACCCCGCAACTGGTCATGGCCAGCCCGGCCGGCATCGCCACCTCAACGCCTGGGTCCACCCACATTGCCAGCGGCGAACACCTGGCCTTGAGCAGTGGCGGCCACACCAGCCTGGCCATCGGCAAGCGCCTGTTGGTCAGTGCCAGCCGGGGCATGCGCAGCTTCGTGCAGAGCCTTGGTTGGCGCCTGGTCGCCGCCTCCGGCGACATCGATATCCGCGCCTTGAAAGACAACATCAACCTGCTGGCCAAGCTCAAGGTCAGCGTCACGGCCGAGCGCATCACCCTCAGTGCCAAGGAAGAGCTGGTGATCCAGGCCGCCGGCAGCAGCACCACCTACAACGCTGGCGGCATCAGCCACGCCACCAATGGGGTGTATAGCGCCCATGCCAGCGACTTCGTGTACCAGGGCGCGAAGAGTGAGGCGGCGGCGTTTCCTGAGGAGCTCACGACGGGCAAAGGGAATTTGCAGTTGTTTCAACGCTACGCCAACACGCACAGTTTCGAGGGCAGCACATACCGGGTCGAGGATGCGCTGGGCAAGGTATTCAAAGGCTCGCTCGACAACAAAGGGCATGCACAAATCGACGGTGTGGCACCAGGCCCTGCGAGCGTACTGTTTGGGCTAGACCAAACCGATGTGTGGACGACGCCAGGCTTTGTTGACGAACTCAATCGCCCTGCTCTGGCTGACCAGCTGCCGGTGGAAACGCCTAGGCTTGCTCAGCCCCTCATCAATGAAGTCGTGTCGATCAGCAAGGTTGCTGCGCTCACAACCACACCGAGCTTTGCCACAGCAGCACTGAGCAACGCAGTGCCATTGGCAGCAAAAACACGCCCCTCCACCACTAACACGGTACTCGGCCTTCTCCCAGCCGCCCGCTCGGCCACGGAGCACAGCCGATGA
- a CDS encoding Imm44 family immunity protein: MMFFMSGEIDADLGPDEHIARNSIKPVIRKLMHHLSFDSNILEWSFISVILSDQFITHYPEVAKLNKRNRTMEFRLHISHQEFKVAAPKKQISMILDTIERSISLMEQMEISETDRQKFASILNSAKNALL, translated from the coding sequence ATGATGTTTTTTATGTCTGGCGAAATAGATGCCGACCTGGGACCCGATGAGCACATAGCAAGAAACTCAATAAAACCCGTCATAAGAAAACTGATGCACCACCTATCGTTTGACTCAAACATTCTCGAATGGAGCTTCATCTCAGTAATTCTTTCTGACCAGTTCATTACTCACTACCCAGAAGTCGCAAAGCTTAATAAAAGAAACAGAACAATGGAATTCCGCTTACATATATCTCATCAAGAGTTTAAAGTTGCCGCCCCCAAAAAACAAATTTCGATGATCCTTGACACAATCGAGAGATCCATATCCTTAATGGAACAAATGGAAATCTCTGAAACTGACCGTCAAAAATTTGCTTCCATACTGAACTCTGCGAAAAACGCTTTACTTTAG
- a CDS encoding RHS repeat-associated core domain-containing protein: protein MDNLLHQYLGNHYRYDPRGNLSERWLDGQHGRFTWDLYDRLVGYEDARLKVNYGYDALGRRLYKQSAAKYQDRAQAGPLWNRKQRLDLDERYGCKSSIYGWDGDHLAFESTYHPRGERTTHYLYEPGTFVPLVQASYEQQIALLPEPSYDGPYDIDQDPVWQYQPQAPAFKALDWYQCDHLGTPLELTDQHGEMVWRADYQAWGQAQVRLSEAAQRRKLDTALRFQGQYLDVETGLHYNRYRYYDPQVGRFVSADPIGYAGGLNLYQYAPNAVGWLDPLGLHSKKPGKPYPCNSLTGAIAKEAHNTLDPIAQAYKTTAAGVMPDGTIGIASSDPKVPKSQQIYAESTGLSVHNGIGHAEETLINAGAKHVDASRGICLDCEALVKSNGVTTNTPFSGRKSRNRR, encoded by the coding sequence ATGGACAACCTGCTGCACCAGTACCTGGGCAACCACTACCGCTACGACCCCCGCGGCAACCTCAGCGAGCGCTGGCTGGACGGCCAGCACGGCCGCTTCACCTGGGACCTGTACGACCGCCTGGTGGGCTACGAAGATGCCCGGCTCAAGGTCAACTACGGCTACGACGCCCTCGGCCGGCGCCTCTACAAGCAATCGGCCGCCAAGTACCAAGACCGCGCGCAGGCCGGCCCGCTGTGGAACCGCAAGCAACGCCTGGACCTCGATGAGCGCTACGGCTGCAAGAGCAGCATCTATGGCTGGGACGGCGACCACCTGGCGTTTGAAAGCACCTACCACCCGCGCGGCGAACGCACCACACACTACCTCTACGAGCCAGGCACCTTCGTGCCGCTGGTGCAGGCCTCGTACGAGCAACAAATCGCCCTGCTGCCCGAGCCGAGCTATGACGGGCCGTATGACATCGATCAGGATCCGGTCTGGCAATACCAGCCACAGGCACCGGCCTTCAAAGCGCTGGATTGGTACCAATGCGACCACCTAGGAACCCCGCTGGAGCTGACCGATCAGCACGGCGAGATGGTCTGGCGGGCGGACTACCAGGCCTGGGGGCAGGCCCAGGTGAGGCTCAGCGAGGCCGCGCAGCGCAGGAAACTCGACACTGCGCTACGGTTTCAGGGGCAGTACCTGGATGTCGAGACCGGGCTGCATTACAACCGGTACCGGTACTATGATCCGCAGGTGGGGCGGTTTGTTTCGGCGGATCCGATTGGGTATGCCGGGGGGCTGAATCTTTATCAATATGCGCCGAATGCAGTGGGGTGGCTGGACCCCCTTGGACTACATTCAAAAAAACCAGGTAAGCCATACCCTTGCAACTCGCTAACTGGCGCTATCGCGAAGGAGGCCCATAATACTCTAGACCCAATAGCTCAAGCATATAAAACCACGGCCGCGGGAGTTATGCCGGATGGCACAATAGGAATTGCATCCAGCGACCCAAAAGTTCCAAAGTCACAACAAATCTATGCAGAAAGCACAGGTCTTTCAGTTCACAATGGCATTGGCCATGCAGAAGAGACGCTAATTAACGCCGGAGCCAAGCATGTTGACGCCAGCCGTGGCATCTGCTTAGACTGCGAAGCATTAGTTAAGTCGAATGGCGTAACTACGAACACTCCATTTAGCGGTCGAAAAAGCCGCAACAGAAGATAG